The following proteins come from a genomic window of Pleuronectes platessa chromosome 2, fPlePla1.1, whole genome shotgun sequence:
- the nampt2 gene encoding nicotinamide phosphoribosyltransferase 2 — protein MAAQDFNFLLATDSYKITHYKQYPPNINKIYSYFECRRKRGSQFSEVVFFGLQYLLKKYLEGPVVTEEKIQEAKVFYQMHFRQTVFDEEGWRKVLEKHNGRLPIRIKAVPEGRIVPRGNVLFTVENTDPNFYWLTNYIETMLVQMWYPITVATVSREFKKILAKHLKATSGSLEGLDLKLHDFGYRGVSSQESAALGGAAHLVNFCSTDTVAGLLMAQRYYSCPMAGFSIPAAEHSTIISWGRDREKEAFERVLDQFPSGPISVVSDSYDIFNACKHIWGEKLKERVMERSQDSCLVIRPDSGDPAETLIEVITILEECFGSSLNSVGYKVLPSYLRIIQGDGIDLCSVDEILKKLRDEGWSAENVFFGCGSALLQKLNRDTLNCAFKCSYVETNGKGMDVYKQPVTDPSKGSKRGRLSLRRNSDGFLETIEEGAGKPEEDLLVTVFENGSLVQDYSLEEIRKNARLRNEELNLPLHNHEQEQLHSRIINGIH, from the exons atggCAGCGCAGGATTTTAATTTCTTGCTTGCGACGGATTCCTACAAG ATCACACACTACAAACAGTATCCTCCAAACATCAACAAGATCTATTCCTACTTTGAATGCAGACGCAAGAGGGGTTCCCAGTTTAGTGAGGTGGTGTTCTTCGGACTTCAGTATCTACTGAAGAAGTATTTGGAAG GCCCTGTTGTCACTGAGGAGAAGATTCAGGAAGCCAAGGTCTTCTACCAGATGCACTTCAGACAAACTGTGTTTGATGAAGAAGGCTGGAGGAAAGTCCTTGAG AAACATAATGGCCGTCTTCCTATCCGGATAAAAGCTGTCCCTGAAGGCAGGATTGTACCGAGAGGCAACGTGCTCTTCACTGTGGAAAACACTGATCCCAACTTCTACTGGCTCACCAACTACATTGAG ACCATGCTGGTGCAGATGTGGTATCCCATCACAGTTGCCACTGTATCCAGGGAGTTTAAGAAGATCCTGGCCAAGCACCTGAAGGCCACCTCAGGAAGCCTTGAAGGCCTGGACCTGAAGCTGCATGATTTTGGCTACAGAGGCGTCTCCTCACAGGAG TCTGCAGCATTAGGGGGAGCAGCTCACCTGGTTAATTTCTGCAGCACTGACACAGTGGCTGGACTTCTGATGGCTCAGAGATATTATAGCTGCCCGATGGCTGGCTTCTCCATTCCAGCAGCAGAGCACAG CACCATCATCTCTTGGGGGAGGGACAGGGAGAAGGAGGCGTTTGAGCGAGTCCTGGACCAGTTCCCCTCTGGACCAATCTCCGTGGTCAGTGACAGCTATGACATCTTTAACGCCTGTAAACACATATGGGGAGAGAAACTGAAGGAGCGAGTGATGGAGCGCAGCCAGGACTCCTGTTTGGTCATCCGTCCGGACTCTGGAGATCCTGCAGAGACCCTTATTGAG GTCATCACGATTTTAGAAGAGTGTTTTGGCAGCTCTCTGAACTCGGTTGGATACAAGGTGCTGCCTTCTTACCTGCGAATTATTCAGGGAGATGGCATTGACCTCTGCTCAGTGGACGAG ATCCTTAAGAAGCTGAGAGATGAGGGCTGGAGTGCTGAGAACGTATTCTTTGGATGTGGCAGTGCTTTGCTTCAGAAACTCAACAGAGATACACTCAACTGTGCCTTCAAGTGCAGCTATGTCGAGACTAATGGCAAAGGG ATGGACGTGTACAAGCAGCCGGTGACCGATCCATCCAAGGGCTCAAAGAGGGGTCGGTTATCACTGAGGAGAAACTCTGATGGCTTCTTGGAGACGATAGAGGAAGGAGCAGGCAAACCTGAGGAG GACCTACTGGTGACAGTTTTTGAGAACGGCAGCCTGGTGCAGGACTACTCCCTGGAGGAGATCAGGAAGAACGCTCGGCTGCGTAACGAGGAGCTGAATCTCCCCCTACACAACCATGAACAGGAGCAGCTTCACAGTCGTATCATCAATGGGATTCATTAG
- the ldlrad2 gene encoding low-density lipoprotein receptor class A domain-containing protein 2 gives MMELGNCWQRVIRLLLLLGFMCLHSSAIETVNVVDFCGQMIRGDGMIVNSHQESKKYYFVTMGTDCHLTMQAISPKDKVQFHFRFFLVYSLLRVAPMSPSPLFPESPRDPIALNPRLEPTSGENLGDPCHAGSYIQFYDGRDRSSPPLGPPLCGKSPPRPVLSTGNYLTLRLVTRGTQPRVDFVGDFTSFRLGFNQSECSSDPYFTCRNGKCIPLSLVCDDKGIDNCGDGSDLEENLTTGCRAGQLLPPEPPPPIATPPPSFGNPPTVPRPTHMNCGMPDSAPSHESVKDSPSSLSLLILYIILAVVAGGLVLCWCCWSPGWFLWRVSICRFLPCCNLACASCQMCARSCIHSKEHRLAKVTPHTPVNGIPTGTAATGNNAEENFTTADV, from the exons ATGATGGAGCTGGGGAATTGTTGGCAGCGTGTGAtcaggctgctcctcctgctcggcttcatgtgTCTGCACAGCTCGGCCATCGAGACCG tAAATGTGGTGGACTTCTGTGGCCAGATGATCCGAGGTGACGGCATGATCGTGAACTCGCATCAGGAATCCAAGAAGTACTACTTTGTAACCATGGGGACTGACTGCCACCTCACCATGCAGGCTATCTCTCCTAAAGACAAAGTCCAGTTCCACTTCCGTTTCTTCCTGGTCTACAGTTTACTGCGAGTGGCCCCTATGAGCCCATCCCCTCTCTTCCCAGAGTCCCCTCGTGACCCTATAGCCCTCAACCCGAGACTGGAGCCCACCTCTGGTGAAAACCTGGGGGATCCGTGTCACGCTGGCTCATACATTCAGTTTTATGATGGGAGGGACAGGAGTTCACCTCCCCTAGGGCCACCTCTTTGTGGGAAGAGCCCACCCAGGCCAGTGCTGTCAACAGGAAACTACTTGACCCTAAGGCTGGTGACCCGGGGAACTCAGCCCAGAGTCGATTTTGTGGGAGACTTCACCTCCTTCAGACTTG gtttcAACCAATCAGAGTGCAGCAGTGACCCCTACTTCACCTGCAGGAATGGCAAGTGTATCCCTCTCAGCCTGGTGTGTGATGATAAAGGCATTGACAACTGTGGGGATGGAAGTGACCTGGAGGAAAACTTAACCACAGGCTGCAGAG CAGGTCAGTTACTACCTCCTGAACCTCCACCACCTATAGCCACACCACCCCCATCTTTTGGGAATCCACCCACAGTGCCACGTCCCACACATATGAACTGTGGCATGCCAGACAGCGCTCCCAGCCATGAGTCAGTAAAAG actctccttcctccctgtctctgttgATCCTCTACATCATCCTGGCTGTGGTAGCAGGTGGCTTGGTGctgtgctggtgctgctggtcaCCTGGCTGGTTCCTGTGGCGTGTCAGCATCTGTCGCTTCTTACCCTGCTGCAACTTGGCCTGCGCCTCTTGCCAGATGTGTGCCCGCAGCTGCATCCACAGCAAGGAGCACCGACTGGCAAAAGtcaccccacacacacctgtcaaTGGGATCCCGACTGGCACAGCAGCCACTGGCAACAATGCTgaggaaaattttaccacagcTGATGTTTAG
- the LOC128459776 gene encoding uncharacterized protein LOC128459776 gives MDRPRPWHPFRHSGLCGLRGSLCVLSMISLIVVLPIILSRNTPVKASDDVTDFSFPAVSFQNHPAHADLTRHKRSDSGPLDPYSANWAPSWLERNLWFQHINYTVHTSFASSCLACQGYRTTLTLVSFPDNCTCQFEGRRGKPVCPLDCIIVRASRQTRWHYNSTLFSNCPDISLRTPTPPRAASTKILIAPNATFTCFNRTYGSMSVGATSVPCHIIHTLYRPRSASNPQSSKVGLEIEEDGSFGRRWKRDAFDAGIDPYPDLYWICDDIRRSLPGNWNGLCVIAMLAQEVHIIPISENVVSDLSVLPPQSRHHITKHAVVPFGSFDNAVT, from the coding sequence ATGGACAGGCCACGGCCTTGGCATCCATTTCGACATTCAGGGTTGTGTGGCCTCAGAGGCTCACTATGTGTGTTATCTATGATCTCCTTGATTGTAGTTTTGCCCATTATTTTGTCTAGAAACACTCCTGTAAAAGCCTCTGATGATGTTACAGACTTCTCTTTTCCTGCAGTGTCCTTTCAGAACCATCCAGCACATGCAGATTTGACCAGACACAAGAGAAGTGATTCAGGTCCCCTGGATCCATACAGCGCTAATTGGGCCCCGTCCTGGTTAGAAAGGAACTTATGGTTTCAGCACATAAATTACACTGTTCATACGTCATTTGCCTCATCTTGTTTGGCCTGTCAAGGTTATAGAACTACGTTAACTCTTGTTTCTTTCCCTGATAATTGCACATGTCAATTCGAGGGACGGAGGGGCAAACCAGTTTGCCCCCTAGACTGCATTATTGTGCGCGCCTCTAGACAAACACGTTGGCACTATAATAGCACTCTCTTCAGTAACTGCCCTGACATATCACTTAGAACACCAACACCACCGCGGGCAGCCTCAACTAAGATACTGATTGCACCTAATGCGACATTTACCTGCTTCAATCGGACCTACGGTAGCATGAGTGTTGGTGCCACTTCAGTACCCTGTCACATAATTCACACCCTCTATCGACCCAGATCTGCTAGTAATCCCCAGTCCTCCAAGGTTGGCCTGGAAATCGAAGAGGATGGCAGTTTTGGTAGAAGATGGAAACGTGATGCTTTTGATGCTGGTATTGATCCGTATCCTGATTTGTATTGGATTTGTGATGATATTAGACGTTCCCTCCCTGGTAATTGGAATGGTTTGTGTGTTATAGCCATGTTAGCTCAGGAAGTTCACATTATACCgatttcagaaaatgttgttAGTGATCTGTCTGTTCTCCCTCCCCAGTCCCGCCACCATATCACCAAGCATGCTGTGGTTCCCTTTGGCAGCTTTGATAACGCCGTTACCTAA